A genomic region of Methanobacterium sp. SMA-27 contains the following coding sequences:
- a CDS encoding chemotaxis protein CheB, with protein sequence MINTIKNSGNVNSNSSKFLYVGIGASAGGLEALRKFISNIPENNGMAFIIVQHMDPTHKSGLVNILSRYTSMEVLEVEDGQQVQPEHVYIIPPNKDMGILDGRLQLMEPLEPHGLRLPINYFFTNLAHDQKDRSVGIILSGFWSDGSDGLNAIKANGGICIAQDPSTAGSDAMPMNAINTGLVDMVLAPEEIPDKLLSYKRSSSKILKKILNPEDETIQALRKIFLLIRNKTGQDFSLYKKSTINRRIARRMNIRLKKCLSIRDTSRKTLKKLISCSRNF encoded by the coding sequence ATGATAAACACAATCAAAAATTCGGGTAATGTTAATTCAAATTCATCTAAATTTTTATATGTTGGTATTGGAGCGTCTGCAGGTGGATTAGAAGCTCTAAGAAAATTTATTTCCAATATACCTGAAAATAATGGAATGGCATTTATAATTGTACAACATATGGACCCAACACATAAAAGTGGATTGGTCAATATTTTATCTAGATACACTTCTATGGAAGTTTTAGAGGTTGAAGACGGCCAACAAGTCCAGCCAGAGCATGTTTATATTATCCCTCCCAATAAGGATATGGGTATTTTAGATGGAAGGCTTCAGTTAATGGAACCACTTGAACCTCATGGCCTTAGATTGCCTATAAATTATTTTTTCACAAACCTAGCTCATGATCAAAAGGATAGAAGTGTAGGTATTATTCTTTCAGGTTTTTGGAGCGATGGGTCAGATGGTTTGAATGCTATTAAAGCTAATGGGGGGATCTGTATTGCCCAAGATCCATCAACAGCTGGATCCGATGCTATGCCAATGAATGCCATCAACACCGGACTTGTGGATATGGTACTTGCACCTGAAGAAATTCCAGATAAACTCCTCTCATACAAACGATCGTCTAGTAAGATCCTTAAGAAAATATTAAACCCTGAGGATGAAACTATCCAGGCACTCAGGAAGATATTCTTGTTAATTAGGAATAAAACAGGTCAGGATTTTTCACTGTATAAAAAAAGCACGATTAATAGACGTATAGCCCGGCGTATGAATATCAGATTGAAGAAATGCCTCAGTATACGAGATACCTCCAGGAAAACCCTGAAGAAATTGATCAGTTGTTCCAGGAATTTTTAA